From Priestia aryabhattai, one genomic window encodes:
- a CDS encoding lipoate--protein ligase family protein has product MKAKWRFIDSNNRSPYYNMALDEALLEWHSKGEIPPTIRFYGWNPPTLSIGYFQKAEKEINFDKVKELGLGFVRRPTGGRGVLHDEELTYSVIVSEEYPNMPKTVTEAYRVISEGLLEGFRSLGLEAYFAIPRSEEEKNSLKNPRSSVCFDAPSWYELVVEGRKIAGSAQTRQKGVILQHGSILLEIDEDKLFSVFNYPNDRVKERMQRAFRSKAVAINAIAGRKISIEEAKEAFYKGFASALDIDLEPYTLSEEEEAYVEELARTKYGSDEWNFKR; this is encoded by the coding sequence ATGAAAGCAAAGTGGAGATTTATTGATTCCAACAACCGTTCGCCTTATTACAATATGGCGTTAGATGAAGCGTTATTAGAATGGCATAGTAAAGGGGAAATTCCACCTACGATTCGTTTTTACGGATGGAACCCTCCAACGCTGTCAATCGGTTATTTTCAAAAAGCTGAAAAAGAAATTAACTTTGATAAAGTAAAAGAATTAGGATTAGGCTTTGTAAGACGTCCAACGGGCGGCAGGGGCGTGCTTCATGATGAAGAGCTTACTTACAGCGTAATTGTATCTGAAGAGTATCCTAACATGCCTAAGACAGTTACAGAAGCATATCGCGTGATCTCTGAAGGTTTACTGGAAGGATTTCGTTCGTTAGGGCTCGAGGCTTATTTTGCTATTCCTCGTTCAGAAGAAGAAAAAAATAGTTTGAAAAACCCTCGTTCATCCGTGTGTTTTGACGCTCCTTCTTGGTATGAACTAGTTGTAGAGGGCCGCAAAATTGCAGGAAGTGCCCAAACAAGACAAAAAGGAGTTATTTTACAGCACGGCTCTATCCTGTTAGAGATTGATGAAGATAAATTATTCAGCGTATTTAATTATCCAAATGATCGCGTTAAAGAAAGAATGCAGCGGGCATTTCGTTCTAAAGCGGTAGCGATTAATGCAATTGCGGGCCGCAAAATCTCTATTGAAGAAGCGAAAGAAGCGTTTTATAAAGGATTTGCTTCAGCTCTTGATATTGATTTAGAACCATATACACTGTCTGAAGAAGAGGAAGCATACGTAGAAGAACTAGCGCGCACAAAGTATGGATCGGATGAATGGAACTTTAAGCGCTAA
- a CDS encoding rhodanese-like domain-containing protein, with product MSAITAVLILLGVIIIYSVVMFFYQRRIMKTLTEEEFRTGYRKAQLVDIREPNEFENGHILGARNIPLSQFRMRIKEFRPDQPVYIYCQSGMRTGRAAQMLRRHGVQEIYDLKGGFKMWNGKVKKKK from the coding sequence ATGTCAGCAATTACAGCAGTACTCATTTTACTTGGAGTAATCATCATATACTCTGTCGTTATGTTCTTTTACCAACGTCGCATAATGAAAACGTTAACTGAAGAAGAATTTCGCACCGGCTACCGCAAAGCACAGCTAGTTGATATTCGCGAACCGAATGAATTCGAGAACGGACATATTTTAGGCGCACGAAATATTCCTCTTTCACAGTTCCGTATGCGCATTAAAGAATTTCGTCCAGATCAGCCAGTCTACATCTATTGTCAAAGCGGAATGCGCACAGGACGTGCAGCACAAATGCTTCGTCGCCACGGTGTCCAAGAAATCTATGATTTAAAAGGCGGCTTCAAAATGTGGAACGGTAAAGTAAAAAAGAAAAAATAA
- the gcvPB gene encoding aminomethyl-transferring glycine dehydrogenase subunit GcvPB gives MLNQNQSLIFESSKEGRIGYSLPELDVPQVNAEELLGKAYVRTEAPELPEVSELDIMRHYTALSKRNHGVDSGFYPLGSCTMKYNPKVNEQAARIPGFAHIHPLQDEQTVQGALELLYDLQEHLTEITGMDEVTLQPAAGAHGEWTGLMMIRAYHEANGETQRTKVIVPDSAHGTNPASATVAGFETVTVKSNEHGLVDLEDLRRVVGADTAALMLTNPNTLGLFEEDILEMAEIVHAAGGKLYYDGANLNAVLSKARPGDMGFDVVHLNLHKTFTGPHGGGGPGSGPVGVKADLIPYLPKPVLVKTEQGYHFDYNRPQSIGRVKPFYGNFGINVRAYTYIRSMGPDGLKAVTENAVLNANYMMRRLAEHYELPFDRHCKHEFVLSGKRQKKLGVRTLDIAKRLLDFGYHPPTIYFPLIVEECMMIEPTETESKETLDAFIDAMIQIAKEAEETPEVVQEAPHTTVVKRLDETLAARKPVLRYQKEQAVQNV, from the coding sequence ATGCTTAATCAAAATCAATCACTTATTTTTGAAAGCAGTAAAGAAGGGCGAATCGGCTATTCATTGCCTGAATTAGATGTGCCGCAAGTAAATGCTGAAGAACTGCTTGGAAAAGCGTATGTGCGTACAGAAGCTCCTGAGCTTCCTGAAGTATCAGAACTTGATATTATGCGTCATTACACAGCGCTTTCAAAACGAAATCACGGAGTGGATTCAGGATTTTATCCGCTTGGTTCATGTACGATGAAATATAATCCAAAAGTGAATGAACAAGCAGCACGCATTCCTGGATTTGCGCATATCCATCCGCTTCAAGATGAGCAAACGGTTCAAGGTGCTCTCGAACTTCTATATGATTTACAAGAGCATTTAACAGAAATTACAGGAATGGATGAAGTAACACTTCAGCCAGCAGCAGGTGCTCATGGCGAGTGGACCGGACTTATGATGATTCGTGCCTATCACGAAGCAAATGGTGAGACGCAGCGAACAAAAGTCATTGTTCCAGACTCAGCTCACGGAACGAACCCGGCTTCGGCAACAGTTGCAGGATTTGAAACGGTAACGGTGAAATCAAATGAACATGGCTTAGTGGACTTAGAGGATTTACGCCGCGTAGTAGGAGCTGATACAGCTGCTTTAATGTTGACAAATCCAAATACGCTAGGGTTATTTGAAGAAGATATTTTAGAAATGGCGGAAATCGTTCACGCAGCAGGTGGCAAGCTCTATTATGATGGTGCAAATTTAAACGCAGTATTAAGTAAAGCTCGTCCTGGAGATATGGGGTTTGACGTTGTTCATTTAAACCTTCATAAAACTTTTACAGGTCCTCATGGAGGTGGAGGCCCTGGTTCTGGCCCGGTAGGTGTAAAAGCAGATTTAATTCCGTATCTGCCTAAACCAGTGCTGGTAAAAACAGAACAAGGCTATCACTTTGATTATAACCGTCCTCAGTCAATTGGACGCGTAAAGCCGTTTTACGGAAACTTCGGTATCAACGTTCGCGCTTATACGTATATTCGTTCAATGGGTCCAGACGGCTTAAAAGCCGTAACGGAAAATGCCGTGTTAAATGCCAACTATATGATGCGTCGTTTAGCAGAACACTATGAGCTGCCGTTTGACCGTCACTGTAAGCACGAATTTGTTTTATCAGGAAAACGTCAGAAAAAGCTTGGCGTGCGCACATTGGATATCGCAAAACGATTGCTTGATTTCGGCTATCATCCGCCGACTATCTACTTCCCGCTTATCGTAGAAGAGTGCATGATGATCGAACCAACGGAAACGGAGTCGAAAGAAACGCTAGACGCGTTTATCGATGCGATGATTCAAATTGCAAAAGAAGCAGAAGAGACGCCTGAAGTCGTGCAGGAAGCTCCGCATACAACGGTTGTGAAGCGCCTTGACGAAACGCTGGCAGCGAGAAAACCAGTCCTTCGTTATCAGAAAGAACAGGCTGTTCAAAACGTCTAA
- the gcvPA gene encoding aminomethyl-transferring glycine dehydrogenase subunit GcvPA — translation MLHRYLPMTEQDQQQMLAAIGVSSVDDLFSDIPQRVRFQGEYNIKKAASEPQLLKELNNMAAKNAHLKDYSSFLGAGVYDHYMPVIVDHVISRSEFYTAYTPYQPEISQGELQAIFEFQTMICELTGMDVANSSMYDGGTALAEAAMLSAGQTKKKKVLVSAAVHPESKDVLKTYAKGQYIEVVEIPAADGITDMIALEKEMGNDVAAVIVQYPNFYGQIEPLKEIEEITHQEKCMFVVSSNPLSLGLLTPPGDFGADIVIGDAQPFGIPSQFGGPHCGYFATTSKLMRKIPGRLVGQTVDENGKRGFVLTLQAREQHIRRDKATSNICSNQALNALAASVAMTALGKQGVKEMALQNLSKTHYAYEALKAKGINVAFEGPFFNELVVKLPVSVTEANNHLLASKIIGGYDLSRDNQALENHMLLAFTELRTKEEIDQLVNELGDLHA, via the coding sequence ATGTTACATCGCTATTTACCAATGACAGAACAAGATCAGCAGCAAATGTTAGCAGCAATTGGTGTTTCATCTGTTGATGATTTATTTTCAGATATTCCGCAGCGCGTTCGTTTTCAAGGAGAATACAATATTAAAAAAGCTGCTTCAGAGCCTCAGCTATTAAAAGAATTAAATAATATGGCTGCTAAAAATGCTCATTTAAAAGACTATTCTTCTTTTTTAGGAGCAGGGGTTTATGATCATTACATGCCGGTTATTGTTGATCATGTTATTTCTCGTTCGGAATTTTATACGGCCTATACTCCATATCAACCAGAAATTTCTCAAGGAGAACTTCAGGCCATCTTTGAATTTCAAACAATGATTTGTGAGTTAACGGGAATGGACGTGGCCAATTCTTCTATGTATGACGGAGGAACTGCTTTAGCAGAAGCCGCTATGCTTAGTGCGGGTCAAACCAAAAAGAAAAAAGTACTTGTCTCTGCGGCCGTTCACCCTGAGTCAAAAGATGTTTTAAAAACGTATGCGAAGGGTCAATACATTGAAGTGGTAGAAATCCCTGCAGCAGACGGCATAACAGATATGATTGCATTAGAAAAAGAGATGGGAAATGACGTGGCAGCTGTTATTGTCCAATATCCAAATTTCTACGGGCAAATCGAGCCGTTAAAAGAAATTGAAGAAATTACTCATCAAGAAAAATGCATGTTTGTTGTTTCCAGTAATCCTTTGTCATTAGGCTTATTGACACCTCCTGGAGACTTCGGAGCGGATATTGTTATTGGAGATGCACAGCCATTTGGTATTCCAAGTCAATTTGGAGGTCCACACTGCGGATACTTTGCAACTACGTCTAAGCTTATGCGAAAAATTCCAGGGCGATTAGTAGGGCAAACTGTGGATGAAAACGGTAAGCGAGGGTTTGTTTTAACCCTTCAAGCTCGTGAACAGCATATACGCCGCGATAAAGCGACGTCTAACATTTGTTCAAATCAAGCGTTAAATGCTTTAGCGGCATCAGTTGCAATGACAGCTTTAGGTAAGCAAGGTGTAAAAGAAATGGCGCTGCAAAACTTATCAAAAACGCATTATGCATATGAAGCGTTAAAGGCAAAAGGGATAAATGTAGCATTTGAAGGACCGTTTTTTAACGAATTAGTCGTGAAGCTTCCTGTTTCGGTAACAGAAGCAAACAATCATTTATTAGCATCAAAAATAATTGGCGGTTATGATCTTAGCCGTGATAACCAAGCGCTTGAAAATCATATGCTGCTTGCTTTTACAGAGCTCCGTACAAAAGAGGAAATTGACCAACTTGTAAATGAATTGGGGGATCTTCATGCTTAA
- the gcvT gene encoding glycine cleavage system aminomethyltransferase GcvT: protein MTTELNKTPLYDTYQKYGAKTIDFGGWALPVQFSSIKEEHEAVRTKAGLFDVSHMGEILVTGADSLAFLQHTMTNDASTLVDGKAQYTAMCYEDGGTVDDLLIYKKADQEYLLVVNAANIQKDYEWLASHKQGDVTLVNQSDEIAQLALQGPLAEKVLQTLTNENLSLLKPFTFADDVEVANVKALVSRTGYTGEDGFEIYCSSADASHLWTAILEAGSADGVLPCGLGARDTLRFEATLALYGQELSKDITPIEARIGFAVKTNKDSFIGKEVLKEQRESGAPRKLVGIEMIDKGIPRHGYEVFADEEQIGFVTTGTQSPTLKKNIGLALLSAEYSELGQEVEVQVRKKRLKAKVVSTPFYKRSK from the coding sequence ATGACAACAGAATTAAACAAAACGCCGCTTTATGATACCTATCAAAAATATGGTGCCAAAACAATTGATTTTGGTGGATGGGCTCTTCCAGTTCAATTTTCTTCTATTAAAGAAGAGCATGAAGCTGTACGTACAAAGGCAGGTCTTTTTGATGTTTCTCATATGGGAGAAATTCTTGTAACAGGAGCTGATAGCTTAGCTTTTCTTCAGCACACGATGACAAATGACGCTTCTACTCTCGTAGATGGAAAAGCGCAGTATACGGCTATGTGTTATGAAGACGGAGGCACGGTAGATGATTTGCTTATTTATAAAAAAGCAGATCAAGAGTATTTGCTAGTCGTAAATGCTGCTAATATTCAAAAAGACTATGAGTGGTTAGCGTCTCACAAACAAGGAGATGTAACGCTCGTTAATCAATCTGATGAAATTGCACAGCTAGCTTTACAAGGTCCTTTAGCAGAAAAAGTTCTACAAACTTTAACGAACGAAAACTTATCTTTATTAAAGCCATTTACATTTGCTGATGATGTAGAAGTAGCGAATGTAAAAGCTCTTGTTTCACGTACAGGATATACCGGAGAAGATGGATTTGAAATTTACTGTTCTTCAGCTGACGCCTCTCACTTGTGGACGGCTATTTTAGAAGCAGGCAGTGCTGACGGTGTGTTGCCTTGCGGATTAGGAGCTCGCGATACACTTCGTTTTGAAGCTACTTTGGCTTTATATGGCCAAGAGCTTTCAAAAGATATTACGCCAATTGAAGCTCGAATTGGATTTGCAGTAAAAACAAACAAAGACAGCTTTATTGGAAAAGAAGTGCTAAAAGAACAGCGTGAAAGCGGAGCGCCTCGTAAATTAGTAGGAATTGAAATGATTGATAAAGGTATACCACGACACGGTTACGAAGTATTTGCAGACGAAGAGCAAATTGGGTTTGTGACAACAGGTACACAGTCACCTACACTAAAGAAAAACATCGGTTTAGCGCTATTATCAGCAGAGTATTCAGAGCTTGGTCAAGAAGTGGAAGTGCAGGTTCGAAAAAAACGCTTAAAGGCAAAAGTGGTTTCAACACCTTTTTATAAACGTTCAAAGTAA
- a CDS encoding DEAD/DEAH box helicase, with protein sequence MKVKLNIDETWEAAFSTKLEQDGPWSAWDLYKLAYEIEDQTLISEFEGLQSPKHLADLTPLPHQLEVAKQVVETMNGKAILADEVGLGKTIEAGLILKEYMIRGLVKKVLILVPASLVSQWAMELNQKFYIPAVPQRKSYVWDQCDIVVSSIDTAKRSPHREIVLEQDYDLIIIDEAHKLKNNKTKNYEFVQSLKKKFCLLLTATPIQNRIEEIFNLVSLLKPGHLGNKDYFEELFSAKKRSLQNDEYLKELVNKVMIRNRRHDTGIEWTKRIVQTIPVEFSPKERELYDAITSFKGNGLHPSSAFSILTLQREACSSREAVYMTLKNMLERQEDQNSALTEHMITPLMELLQQVPQNAKAEKVLELVQKIDDKVIIFTEYRATQLYLQWYLKQHGITSVPFRGGFKRGKKDWMKQLFESHAQVFIATEAGGEGINLQFCHHIINYDLPWNPMRLEQRIGRVHRLGQKHDVHIYNLAIQHTVEEHILKLLYEKINLFERVVGELDDILTKLDLKNIEEHIQDILFHSRSEGEIKIKMENLTSIIQYEDSEEDQHAAN encoded by the coding sequence ATGAAAGTGAAATTAAACATTGATGAAACATGGGAAGCGGCCTTCTCGACTAAATTGGAGCAAGACGGCCCTTGGTCTGCATGGGATTTGTATAAGCTTGCCTATGAAATAGAAGACCAAACGCTTATCTCAGAATTTGAAGGACTACAAAGCCCAAAACACCTAGCCGATTTAACGCCGCTTCCTCATCAGCTCGAAGTAGCCAAACAAGTAGTTGAAACAATGAATGGGAAAGCCATTTTAGCAGATGAAGTAGGACTTGGGAAAACGATTGAAGCGGGGTTAATTTTAAAGGAATATATGATTCGCGGACTTGTTAAAAAAGTTCTCATTTTAGTTCCAGCTTCGCTTGTTTCACAATGGGCTATGGAATTGAATCAAAAATTTTATATTCCCGCAGTCCCTCAAAGAAAATCATATGTGTGGGATCAGTGTGACATCGTTGTGTCTTCAATTGATACAGCAAAACGTTCTCCTCACCGAGAAATTGTGCTAGAACAAGACTACGACCTCATCATCATTGATGAAGCTCATAAACTCAAAAACAACAAAACAAAAAACTATGAATTTGTTCAAAGTCTGAAGAAGAAATTTTGTCTGTTGCTAACCGCAACACCAATTCAAAATCGAATTGAAGAAATTTTTAATTTAGTCTCTCTTTTGAAGCCTGGACATCTCGGCAATAAAGACTATTTTGAAGAGTTATTTTCTGCTAAAAAACGTTCTTTGCAAAATGATGAATACTTAAAAGAGCTTGTTAACAAAGTTATGATTCGAAATCGCCGCCACGACACGGGTATCGAATGGACAAAGCGAATTGTTCAAACCATTCCTGTCGAATTTTCACCAAAAGAACGCGAACTATACGATGCGATTACGTCTTTTAAAGGAAACGGGCTTCACCCTTCAAGCGCTTTTTCAATTTTAACCTTGCAGCGAGAAGCCTGCAGCAGCCGTGAAGCTGTGTATATGACCTTAAAAAACATGCTGGAACGTCAAGAAGATCAAAACAGCGCATTAACGGAACATATGATTACTCCGTTAATGGAATTACTTCAGCAAGTGCCGCAAAATGCAAAAGCAGAAAAAGTGCTAGAACTCGTTCAAAAAATTGATGACAAAGTTATTATTTTCACTGAGTATAGAGCAACTCAGCTGTATTTACAGTGGTATTTAAAACAGCATGGAATTACCTCTGTACCGTTTAGAGGAGGATTTAAGCGAGGTAAAAAAGACTGGATGAAGCAGCTTTTTGAAAGCCACGCGCAAGTATTTATTGCCACTGAAGCGGGCGGAGAAGGAATCAACCTTCAGTTTTGTCATCATATCATTAACTATGATCTACCGTGGAATCCAATGCGTCTAGAACAGCGAATTGGAAGGGTCCATCGTTTAGGTCAAAAACATGATGTTCACATTTACAATTTAGCAATTCAACATACGGTCGAAGAACATATTTTAAAATTGTTATACGAAAAAATAAATCTTTTTGAACGAGTTGTTGGAGAGTTAGATGATATTTTAACAAAGCTTGATTTAAAAAATATCGAAGAGCATATTCAAGATATTTTATTTCATTCACGGAGTGAAGGAGAAATAAAAATCAAAATGGAGAACTTGACGTCTATTATTCAATACGAAGACAGCGAGGAGGATCAGCATGCAGCAAACTGA
- a CDS encoding YqhG family protein, which translates to MQQTDIHQFLKRYFLANNCSIVTETPSYLTVQLTIELDKELMNRPFYWHYIEKTGGEATPASLTFITDPAFEDDSVQGERIHFGSPRLHQIFASTQKLGGFIHLYEQVASAQPTNQPLHPWLALNIKVSYKCDRKKDELLSLGINLINGQIIESFHELIINQNLSSKISDYCFTLSPFIKPKSAIARLTSYVTDYVKAQPTEWAEKAQERWYEDLALLDHFYETAEELPEIYMTEKTALQELYEPTILFKFINGGLFYISPETMSRQFNKTQAG; encoded by the coding sequence ATGCAGCAAACTGATATTCATCAATTTTTAAAACGTTATTTTCTAGCTAATAATTGTTCTATTGTAACAGAAACACCGTCTTATCTGACGGTTCAATTAACGATTGAACTCGATAAAGAATTGATGAATCGTCCATTTTATTGGCACTATATTGAAAAGACAGGAGGAGAAGCAACTCCTGCTTCCCTCACTTTCATTACAGACCCAGCATTTGAAGACGATTCCGTTCAAGGAGAACGAATTCATTTTGGTTCACCTAGGCTGCACCAAATTTTCGCTTCTACTCAAAAGCTAGGCGGGTTTATTCACTTGTATGAACAAGTTGCATCAGCTCAGCCAACAAATCAGCCTTTACACCCTTGGCTTGCATTAAATATTAAAGTCTCGTACAAATGCGATCGTAAAAAAGATGAGCTCTTGTCGCTTGGCATTAATTTAATCAATGGACAAATTATTGAATCATTTCATGAATTAATCATTAATCAAAATTTGTCATCTAAAATCTCAGACTATTGCTTTACTCTCTCACCTTTTATTAAACCTAAAAGTGCGATCGCACGACTCACATCATATGTGACTGACTATGTTAAAGCTCAGCCAACTGAATGGGCTGAAAAAGCGCAGGAGAGATGGTATGAAGACTTAGCGCTTCTTGATCATTTTTACGAAACAGCAGAAGAGCTGCCAGAAATATATATGACAGAAAAAACAGCGCTTCAAGAACTGTACGAACCAACTATATTATTTAAGTTTATAAACGGTGGCTTATTTTACATATCGCCCGAAACGATGTCTCGTCAATTTAACAAAACACAAGCCGGTTAA
- a CDS encoding YqzE family protein, protein MKTNDYVKYMTQQFVQYMDQPKEERKTKKIQKKEERAPFANRWFGMIPLSFMLWYRKKKER, encoded by the coding sequence ATGAAAACGAATGATTATGTAAAATATATGACTCAGCAATTTGTACAATATATGGATCAGCCAAAAGAAGAAAGGAAAACGAAAAAGATTCAAAAAAAAGAAGAGCGAGCACCTTTTGCAAACAGATGGTTTGGGATGATTCCGCTGTCGTTTATGCTGTGGTATCGAAAGAAAAAAGAAAGATGA
- the comGG gene encoding competence type IV pilus minor pilin ComGG, with protein sequence MKRNEQGFILPVVLAFCALFLLLVAQQTTYFVTKSSFYQEVEQKNRLQHLLENAVVHVKKEIKEHNKSPSAPLVLETGTVSYEVVSEDEQIIILKIRCQTLQGRALTETAYIQKKDQHIVKWTD encoded by the coding sequence ATGAAACGTAACGAGCAAGGATTTATTCTACCGGTTGTTTTAGCATTTTGTGCGCTTTTTCTTCTGTTAGTAGCTCAGCAAACCACATATTTTGTGACGAAAAGTTCATTTTATCAAGAAGTAGAACAGAAAAATCGTCTGCAGCATCTTTTAGAAAATGCGGTTGTACATGTGAAAAAAGAAATAAAAGAACATAATAAATCCCCATCTGCACCTTTAGTATTAGAAACTGGTACGGTTTCATACGAAGTAGTAAGTGAAGATGAACAGATAATTATCCTAAAAATAAGGTGTCAAACATTGCAAGGAAGAGCATTGACGGAAACGGCATATATTCAAAAAAAGGATCAACACATTGTGAAGTGGACGGATTAA
- the comGF gene encoding competence type IV pilus minor pilin ComGF produces MKSEKGFTLVEMLVSFTLFLIIVSFLPIIIPLAKQTYNPDFSMNEMEWEIFVNQLAMEYREAKEVGIHATTLTLKMENNQIITYERYEDKIRRRVDESGHEVVLQHIKNIMYEQQKERLLIRSTDGFNKVREETITTFLMLAYET; encoded by the coding sequence GTGAAAAGTGAAAAAGGCTTTACGCTTGTGGAGATGTTAGTCAGTTTTACTCTTTTTTTGATCATCGTTTCGTTTTTGCCCATTATCATTCCGCTAGCCAAGCAAACATATAATCCAGACTTTAGTATGAATGAAATGGAGTGGGAAATTTTTGTGAATCAACTTGCTATGGAATATCGAGAAGCAAAAGAAGTGGGAATTCATGCGACTACTCTTACTTTGAAAATGGAAAATAACCAGATCATCACTTATGAACGCTATGAAGACAAGATAAGAAGACGAGTGGATGAAAGTGGCCATGAAGTTGTGCTGCAGCATATTAAGAATATTATGTATGAACAGCAAAAGGAAAGGCTGCTGATTCGTTCAACAGACGGTTTTAACAAAGTCAGAGAAGAAACCATTACGACGTTTTTGATGCTTGCTTATGAAACGTAA
- a CDS encoding type II secretion system protein encodes MWTRCKGQQGYTLLEMLVSFSMLLLLTGTIIPLYVQMKEAEKKQYVSYQADAILHEELLKYKYEAGYKRREKIVKENVAFYLKWNGESTQKLCVEWTDSTEKMKKKCDVMLK; translated from the coding sequence ATGTGGACAAGATGTAAGGGTCAGCAGGGCTATACGCTGTTAGAAATGCTTGTTTCATTTAGCATGCTTCTACTCCTAACCGGTACAATTATTCCTTTGTATGTTCAGATGAAGGAAGCAGAAAAGAAGCAATATGTTTCGTACCAAGCTGATGCTATCTTGCACGAAGAGCTATTGAAATATAAATATGAAGCAGGATATAAACGGCGAGAAAAAATCGTAAAAGAAAACGTTGCGTTTTATCTGAAGTGGAACGGAGAGAGTACTCAAAAGCTTTGTGTAGAATGGACAGATTCCACTGAGAAAATGAAAAAGAAGTGTGATGTGATGTTAAAGTGA
- the comGD gene encoding competence type IV pilus minor pilin ComGD, which produces MVKLFKLTVPERLQLVVLLKQKGFTLIEMLMVLFIVQVMMFSIIVTIRPLVEYYKITLFLRQLQSDTFYVQQTAMNRESPIKISFASKGTEYIVSDSRAVLYKRTYDSTIHIAFGSGNSTIQYNKNGNISQAKTIFINNQKFKYKVTFQIGRGRFYVDKM; this is translated from the coding sequence ATGGTCAAGCTATTCAAATTGACGGTACCGGAAAGGTTACAGCTAGTGGTTCTTCTTAAGCAAAAAGGATTCACTCTCATTGAAATGCTAATGGTTTTATTTATTGTGCAAGTGATGATGTTTTCCATTATCGTAACCATTCGGCCGCTTGTGGAATATTACAAAATCACATTATTCTTGCGACAGCTGCAAAGCGACACGTTTTATGTGCAGCAGACAGCCATGAACCGAGAATCTCCAATTAAAATTAGCTTCGCATCGAAGGGAACAGAATATATTGTTTCTGATTCTCGAGCCGTTCTTTATAAACGCACCTATGACTCCACCATTCATATCGCGTTTGGAAGCGGAAATTCCACGATACAATACAACAAAAACGGAAATATTTCTCAAGCAAAGACCATTTTTATTAACAACCAAAAATTCAAATACAAAGTTACTTTTCAAATAGGTAGAGGCCGTTTTTATGTGGACAAGATGTAA
- the comGC gene encoding competence type IV pilus major pilin ComGC — protein MILKGNKGFTLIEMLIVMLVITVLLLIMIPNVLKHNTVINNKGCSALVKTVEAEVQVYELENGETPSLEELEAGGYLKEGTVCPNGQAIQIDGTGKVTASGSS, from the coding sequence ATGATTCTAAAAGGTAATAAAGGATTTACTCTTATTGAAATGTTAATTGTTATGCTTGTTATTACCGTGCTTTTGCTCATTATGATTCCAAATGTGTTAAAGCATAATACTGTTATTAACAACAAAGGCTGCTCGGCTCTTGTCAAAACCGTAGAGGCTGAGGTACAAGTATATGAACTTGAAAACGGCGAAACACCAAGCCTAGAAGAGCTTGAAGCAGGAGGCTACTTAAAAGAAGGCACCGTATGTCCAAATGGTCAAGCTATTCAAATTGACGGTACCGGAAAGGTTACAGCTAGTGGTTCTTCTTAA